agtgctaggcgtaatctaacctaaggcactctccaggatcccttcaaaagattggctgcgctagggtctgattagattagataagatttatttgcaaaataaactactgggattattaggcacacatcgggccgatgacctcgtttaaagttgtacttttatcacatgaatcgtttaacttaactactgtgtaatttgacttttactacagtaattcttataacaaaaattgaattataaaaaaaaaattttcactgtgcgcagtttgcgcgcgttatcaatctcaaccacccaagatggcggcctttagcatccccctggtCAAAACAGTgcctaaaaatcctaaaaatcctgttttgggcttgAATTTCTCATGGCGCTATTTGAAAAGTTTGCATCGGAATGAATTCATTCCCTAGGGTGACCAACTTCAAGATCAAGAATGAACTCTCGTTTGACGTTTGCTCGCGTTGACAGCCGCAGAAGAAAAACAGAAGTGTGTTTGGCGAATGTTTTGTTCGTGGTGCGCCAAAAAAGCTTGAATTTTCGCATTTTCCAAGATTTTCCGGGGGAAACCAGTGTCCGCAAGTGAGTCCTAGTCGAGATGGCTCAAGGTTCCGGCAACGATGACCAGCGTTTCAGCGAATTCTACACCGAGGTGAGTTGGGCTTGTTTACGTGCTGGCGCCCGTGTGTTTGTTATGATTCGAaacgttgtgttgttgttttttccaGGTCAAACAAATCGAAAAGCGGGATTCTGTCCTGACTTCGGCACAGCAAATCGAACGTCTTCTGCGTCCTGGGTCGTCGTATTTCAACTTGAACCCGTTTGAGGTCCTCCAGCTGGAGCCGGACACTCCGATCGAGCAGATCAAGAAAAAGTACCGCAGTTTGTCGATTCTGGTACATCCGGATAAAAACCAGGACGACAAGGACCGGGCCCAGGCGGCTTTTGAGGTTATTAATAAGGCTTACAAGACTCTTGAGAATGAGATTGGgcgcaaaaaatgtttggaggTTTACGAGGAAGCGAAAGATCGCACCGACGCGATGATTGCGGAAAAGCGGAAAAAGCTACGCAAAGACGGCAAATCTGAACTCATTCCGGAGGACGATCCGGGCAAGTACAAACATGCCGTGTACGTGATGGTGATGAAGCTGTTTGCGGACATGGAGCGGCGCCGCCAGCAGCTCGACCTCCGCGACCAGGAAGAGCGCAAACGGAAGCGGGAGGCGGAAATCGAAGAGGAGGAGCAGAAAAACTACCAGAAAGAGTGGCAGAAGAACTTTGAGGAATCGCGCCAAAACAGGGTCAACAGTTGGCAAACCTTCCAGCAAGCGGCCACATCGGCGTCctcctcgtcctcgtcgtcaAACTCGTTTGAATCAGCCGCCATTCCGGCGGCCAAACCGAAAAAGGCCAAGAAGACCAAGTACACGTCGTTCAACCCACCCAAGCTAAAGCCGGAAACGCGCTAAACGCACTCATTTTATAAACACACaaaagaagatttttattttccaacAAAACGGCTTCATTCCGGTTCGTTTTCAACTTTCTCACAACAGGGCAACACACACTTTTTCATCAGGGACAGACAGAGAAGAAATAGATTTTCACCGACTAGTAGTTGAGAGGCCACCTGAATTGCAGTGGaaaattttggacattttctacAAGCGCGCACGCGACAACTCTTTCAAAACTTGAAACTGggacattttgaagaaaaaaaaaacactcacacaCTCTGAAT
This is a stretch of genomic DNA from Culex pipiens pallens isolate TS chromosome 1, TS_CPP_V2, whole genome shotgun sequence. It encodes these proteins:
- the LOC120420787 gene encoding dnaJ homolog subfamily C member 8, with the translated sequence MAQGSGNDDQRFSEFYTEVKQIEKRDSVLTSAQQIERLLRPGSSYFNLNPFEVLQLEPDTPIEQIKKKYRSLSILVHPDKNQDDKDRAQAAFEVINKAYKTLENEIGRKKCLEVYEEAKDRTDAMIAEKRKKLRKDGKSELIPEDDPGKYKHAVYVMVMKLFADMERRRQQLDLRDQEERKRKREAEIEEEEQKNYQKEWQKNFEESRQNRVNSWQTFQQAATSASSSSSSSNSFESAAIPAAKPKKAKKTKYTSFNPPKLKPETR